Proteins found in one Zea mays cultivar B73 chromosome 1, Zm-B73-REFERENCE-NAM-5.0, whole genome shotgun sequence genomic segment:
- the LOC100275276 gene encoding uncharacterized protein LOC100275276 translates to MRLVSSVLALPLARLAPSIRQARWLVPPSAQHCPLVLAINSFTPWRLPGRRSPATSPVFSPWLPSSSPLPMFSISHADLHSSLDRWRTRTFLSSCSNRRHSVSHAVVPSQSSPVLPRPYRVLQQALRRSRCSPPRHRFTDSAS, encoded by the coding sequence ATGCGCTTGGTCTCCTCAGTGCTTGCCTTGCCACTCGCACGCCTAGCTCCTTCCATCAGGCAAGCTCGGTGGCTAGTTCCTCCATCAGCTCAGCACTGCCCTCTGGTGCTCGCGATCAACTCCTTCACGCCGTGGCGGCTCCCTGGGCGTCGTTCCCCAGCCACCTCGCCGGTGTTCTCACCTTGGCTGCCCTCGTCGAGTCCTTTGCCGATGTTTTCAATCAGCCACGCCGACCTCCACTCCAGCTTAGACCGGTGGCGGACGCGTACTTTCCTGTCCTCGTGTTCGAATCGACGTCACTCAGTGTCCCATGCCGTCGTGCCATCTCAGTCGTCCCCAGTTCTTCCTCGCCCGTACCGTGTGTTGCAACAAGCTCTTCGTCGATCCAGGTGCTCGCCTCCTCGCCATCGCTTTACGGATTCGGCGTCGTGA